AGTGATCCTCTAAAACCTAGATTTCCtccgagaaacataattaggttacgactttAATGACTTCACTTAGGGATGCATGAAACTTGGTCATACTATCTTTTACATGATATTTCTTGTATCTGGATCTTGCTCTTATTGATCTTTAGGGTTTTCATAATCTTGGATCAATAACGAGATTGACAAAAATGacaaagttttcttcgtctcagactttgtgattcctcaaaatagatatctaaattattctttgattttttgaGATTCTTTTTGCGAGGTGGTTAGTAATTCAGTCCTCccaactgagtgtaagtgttatgGATTCGTGAGGTTTGCATGATTTTGTCAACTTAAAACATATTTTCAAACCTATGTTGAATAataaaaagggaaatcaaataggcttgtctGTTAGAGAAAGATTGACATCAAAAATATTCActgaagttgaagcaactcttaggttgtaaaggacgtcaggtaagggaatcaaatgtCAAATATGTGAAAAAATCTGAAGGATAGGACGGGGAAGAAGAGCCATCCCGGAATTTAACGCGAATCAACATATTCTGAATATTTCAGAATACCGCATGATTGATTGCGTATATGGTTGTTTGAATTTACAGTTTTCTCAAACAATTAATAACAAATTTTTAACCGTATTATTGTTTACGGTCAAGTTGCTAACCAGGGCCTATACTAATCCATAATATGAACGCTAAAGGTAGGTACCGGTATTGCTAGAATAGATACCAATCCAAAAATCCATCGATCATGATTACGGTATGTATTTAATACCCACTCTAACAATGACTGTAACTTCCTTTAGCAATCGTGGTCTATAATTATAATTACCATTTTTTCCTAATAATAACAAAtcatgataaaagaaaaaaactctGACTCCTCTAAAACAAAATGGCAAATGAAACTCGACAATCCAAAACGCATAACACCACCATGTACGATTTAAAATCGGTAGATGGTGAGATTTAATACCtcgattgtacttattttggcagGATTATTAAGTTTCATTAGAAAAACGTATCATCAAGATactagcttcaaattcattggtttgcacaaaaataaataaaaataataataaccttatATGATATCGTCCATTTAAATATGCCCTTTAATATCAACAGTAACCTACTCAGTCAATATCAACGACAATATTCATGGATACATCACACCAACTAGGGGAATAAGGCAAGGAGATCCTTTCTCATCGTATGTATTTATTATATGTGCGGAAATACTATCAACAAATTTGGGAATTcttgaaaaccagaaaaaaaaaaacatttctcaGAAGGCTCCGCCAATACTACATCTCATGCACGAGGATGACTTATTGATAACATATAAAGCAACTCCGGGAGGCACCAATCACCTCAAACATCTGCTACAAGCTTATGAAAATTCGGTGGATCaatacatcaaaatctacaatcaTTTATCACCCGAGCTAGACAACATCAAGTGGATGATCTAAAACAAGCCTTCAATATGGCAACCCCCCNNNNNNNNNNNNNNNNNNNNNNNNNNNNNNNNNNNNNNNNNNNNNNNNNNNNNNNNNNNNNNNNNNNNNNNNCCCCCCCCCCCCCAGGAGTACAATTTAAACATGAGAAATTTTCCAGTTATATCTTTGCCCCAATCCTTCAGCGCCTAACTCGCAAGGTAAGAGGTTGGATGACTAAATGCCTAAACCAAGCTGGCAGATTCGCACTCATAAAATCGTTCCTTACCCATACAACCAATCATCTCATGCAGATAAAAAACCTTCTTACACACATCCACACAAAAATAGATCGTATCACAACAAAATTTTTTTGGGGCCatgactcttccatcaagaagctTCACCCACTAGGAAGGGACAAGCTGTACAAACCCAAAGCTCAGAGGGACTATACATCCGAAGCATCAAGGAGCAAAACAAAATGCTTCTCATGAAACGAATCTGAAACATTCACGAAAAACCTACCTCCGTACTAGCCATAATATATAATGGAAAATACCTCAAACAGACACCCATTTTCGAAAACATCCCTCCCCTCCCACCATCTCCCATCCCACAATGGAGATAACTAGCATCACTCATACCAACCTTCAAACATCATCTCTTTCATCAAATTGGATAAACACCTCTATCCAATCAAACTGGATTCCACAATTCATTAACAATATTAACCCAACCCTCTGCTATCCCATACAGTCGGTTGCTGACATCATCGGCCCGTCAACAAGGAACTGGAATCATGATAGGTTAAATCTACTTCCCTGACCCATAGTTCAATGAATCGTCAACATTCCCATCCCACGGAACAACCAACTAGACAAGATCATTTGTCCTTTTATTAAAAGCATAAAGTATACAACGACATCGGGATATAATTGCCTCATCAACGACTCTGCACAAACCCACCAAAACCCTCTCCCACCAACTAGTTTCCTTTGGACACTCATGTGTCCCCCATaagtacaacttttcttgtggaaagcaattaaCGAGGGTCTACCAAACCTAAACATTCTCGACCGCATCCAACTCACCAAATCCAACCTATGTCCTCAATGCAATTCTAGCCCGGAAACGGCCAATCACATTTAgcttcattgtcaaacaaccaTTGACTCATGGAACCTTCTGTTACTTCATCTCAGAAACAACCACAACCCTACTCATATCATACCCACCTCACTGCCCTATCAGACGACAATTTCCCTAatcctcaaaaaaaaaagtttttgtcCCGGTCACCACAACTATTTGCTTCTTTCTTTGGTCCTTATGGTTATCTAGGAACGATACAGTCTATCGCCAACAACTTCCAAATCCGACGAATATAATGCAGATGACCATCAAACTCCAGCAGGAATATACCTGGGCTCAAAAACACCTACCGCCACTACTGTCTGGGTTGCAACCTTATTTTAACTTAACGCGAAcaacactagcaacaacaaccatCTTCGTGGGATGGCTCAAACCCCACTTAAATTGGATGAAAATTAACACGAACGAAGCAGCAAGGGAATATCCCGGAATAGCGGGAGCAAGTATTATATGCCGAAATGAGGAGGTCGGCACAATCTTAGCAATAACACAACCATTGGGTATCACCACTGCACTTGTAGCGGAAACTTGGTCATGCTCATCGTTTCCAGAACGACAACGGAACGTGGATGACCAAAAGTTCAATTTGAAACAGACTCGGAGAACTTAACCAGATTTCGAACCTCGGACGCCGACGTTCCATGGTAAATTTCTAATTAGATTGCAGAAATCAAATATCGGTTTACCCAAATTCAACAATATCCTGTTAGGCACGTCTACAGAGAAGGGAATCAAGCAACAGACGGTCTGGCAAATCGAGCGGCTGATGATTATTCTAACGGGAAGCTCGCAACAACCGTGTGGGACAATGTAATTCCCCCACCTATAAGTTCTATTGTAATAGCATATCAACCGGGAAGATAAAGTTTGTTTACTTGTATAGATTTATCTTCGAATAAAAGAAATTGTTTCtaaacaatttttatttcttatCGGTTTGACGGTTTCACAATACTATCAAGACTTGTCTTCTTATTGTATTATTAGGTTTTTCTGGTGCATTTGCATCATCATCAAGCATGTTATGGAGGAAAATGATCTACTTTGTCAAATATGGAGATCGTTTGTGAAGAAATTAATTTGGACGTATTACTTCCTTTTTATGGAAGCATCTAGTATCCATGATGATCATGAAACAAATTGGTTTGAAACCATTATAAGGATATCCAATCCTTCAATGGGATGCAGAAGTTTAATTCGATTTTCACATCTTGTTTCTTTAAGTTTCAAATGTAAATCATGTACTATCTGTGTTGTCCTGTTTCTTGATGTAATTGATCATGATCAACCAGGCGGGTGTGTCTATCTGTCACCTCTTCTATATAATTCTTCaaaccttaatttgaatgaggtaGTCAATAAATAAATTTTAGGGGTTTTTCAATGCCTCTactttcttcaaaaaaaatttgtactccctccgtccctaattagatgacctagttgtagtttgcacaatttttaagacaaggatgttagtaaaacttagaaatgatttatctcttaaactatatcacggtttttcgtaaactttataccgttagcattttaaaacacttacgtaacgaatataaacataactatcaaattatacatatttcttataataacaaaaataggtcatctatttatgggacaaaacttaaaaccaaatatgtcatctaattagggacggaaggAGTAATATCATATTCTATGACATAACATTCCCACGTGTTATCTCAGTCTAACTTAATAAAAATGCAtgcttaaaaaaaatatattgaaattgccAATGGATCTCCTCGTAATTATGATTATCATCTTTTTCCTAATAATACTCTTAATAATAAATGATGACAAAAGAAAAACTCCGACTCCACTAAAACAAAAGGGTAAATGATATAGAAAATGAAATGGAACGCCCTAATAACAATAAACCTCCACGAAACACAATGAAAATGGCGATCCCAACAgcggcatcatcatcatcattagatAATGATAGGAGTAGTGGTGAATTACGTGCCCTAGATTGTAATTTAACATCTCTTTGTGATCATATCCAAGTTGAAGGTTTTAATTCTGGTTCTTTCTCTGATATCTTACTTCAAGTTATGGGTTCTACATATCATCTTCATCGTTTAATCCTTTCTAGGAGCTCCTATTTCAGgtaagaaaacaaaattaatttaAATTCCTTCATTTGGTTCAATTCGTTTGTGTTTGGGAAATTTAGCAAATTCTTTGTCTGGGATTGTTGTAATTTGATATATGATTGCTGGTAAATCGAAAAGAGTTAATCTTGTTTATGGCAGGAACATGCTTCATGGTCCATGGAAAGAGGCTAGTGCACCTATTGTGACACTGCACGTTGACGATGACAATATCAGCCCAGAGTCTATTGCAATGGCGTTAGCATATCTTTATGGTCATCATCCTAAGCTAAATGATAATAACGCATTCCGTGTTCTCGCTGCTGCATCATTTCTTGATTTACAGGATTTATGTGCAATTTGTACTGACTTTATCATATCGGAGCTGTGGACTTCAAACTTCTTATCATACCAAGTTTGTATTGTATTTGATTATACGGTGTGTTCTCTGCGTTGCTTAGTTTCTACCAATTCTTTTAATTTAACTCTGTTGTGTTTTTTTACTAGGTATTTGCAGAGAGTCAAGACTATGGTATACATGGGGAACGTGTTAGAAATGCTTGCTGGGGATACCTTTGTCAAAGTGGTGCCATGGAGCTGAAAGAGGTTGTGATTGATAACAATTATAATAGTAGTAACAACTAGGTTGCTGTAAAGGGCGTGGTTCATTTTTCTAAATATATCAAATATAGTCAGCTTAGGAATTGTATACTGATTTTAGCAGTTTTTCAGTAGTTCACTGCATTTTTGGAATCATTCATTTCTCTGTTCTGAGCATATATTATCTATATCTGGATGTGGTGAATAGGTGCTACCAAAACTTTCTCCTCAAACTATCCATGCATTACTAACCTCGGATGAATTGTGGGTTCCAAGTGAAGAGGACAGGTAAGTGACATAAAATTACTCCCAAATTGAACGTTGTGGCCCACGTTTTAACTCaatcttcttattttgttttttttcttctctccaaCTATAAGGTTTGACCTGGCATTGTACACCCTACTTGCGAAAGGTGCCTTCCTTAAAGCGGAACATACTGAAGAAGGAAGTTCAGGTTGTGACATGGTAAAGGGTAAAAGCATCGCGAGTAATAGCCTTAGTGAACCATCGACTGACTCTACAAAAGTTGATTTGAAAGATGCTAATGAAGGCCGTAAAACTGCTCATAATATTTTGGTCGAGCTTGCGGATTGTGTGGTGGACTTCCATAGTGAGGCTTCCGATTCCAACTTACAACAGGGTCAACAAGCTTCATGCTCTCAATCAACTGTGGAGACAAAAATATCCTGCAATATGGATCAACCTGCACCTTCCAATAACCTACAGGGAATCAGAACATCATGCTCGTATGCGGAACTGCGGAATGGTGCTGAAGCAAACAGAATGGGAGGCTGTGGAATGGCTATGGAAGGACCGTCTGAGGAAAGCTACCAGTTAGACAACAATATTTGGCTTATTAGGGATCAATCAAGGCAGTGCTCACCTGCAACTGCTTCATGTAATGGGTTTATGACCAATGAATGGGGACGATGTGGCATCTCTTCTACTTCATGGGGTGGCCGGATTGTAGGCAGGAGACAGGAGAATAGTTATGCTAAAGGGATCTGTGGGGTCCCTGGAGAAGAATACGATGCATTCATAAACATCTTTGAAGGTGGTTCTCTTTTGTACTGCAACATGTCTTTCGAGGCACTTCTGAACGTGAGAAAGCAGCTTGAAGAATTGGGGTTCCCCTGCAAAGCTGTAAATGATGGTCTTTGGCTACAGGTTAACTATTCACTTTGATGTGTAAACTTGTGGTAATTATATTagttttacttgaatctgaagtgTAACTCCTTTCTAGCTTTCTTATAGATGCTCCTAAGTCAAAGGCTGCAAGAAATTGGTGCTGATACGTGCAAAAATTGTTGCCTGTCAAGCATGGCATGTGTGTGTAGGCAGGCATACGGTTTTTCACAAGGAGCTACTGTTTCTGGTTATTACATGCATGATCATGATCGGAACAATGCCCCTGGAAACCTGGGAAACATATATATTGCTGATTCTGCTCAAGCCGAAGGTAATGGTCTCTCTAGGCCTGTACGAGTACATGTCAGGGGCCCTATTGATGGCCTTGCTGGTATTGGACGTGGCGCGACATTTGTGCCTGCTCCTGCTTGGCCCCCAACGCGTTTTGTCTTTTCTCGAGTCCCATTTGGACTGGGAAATAGAAATTGCCAGCAATCTCTTGCAAATGATGAGCCAGAAGTTAGGGCAGAACTCAATGGAGACATGTCAGGAGATGGATTGACAGCTTTGGTTGGACTTAGCCGAGGAGGGGGCAGTTCAGTTCCTATTCATGGACAGCAAACAGAGAGAGGATATGAATTAGCTGGACTTTCAGTTGCAGGTCCAAGTAGTAGCGGTATTCCTTTACAGATGGCAGAGTCACAGGATGCCATTGGATTAGAGTGGGAAAATGCTGATAGTTCTGCTATATCATTAGATATGAAAACTCCTCTCCGCCATTTTCCTCCTTTTCGCTTTGGGTGGGTTGAATAATGTCTTTACATGACGAACACGATTACTTCTCTTGGTTATAACACCTGTACTGTAATATAAGCATCTTCATTCTGATTTGGCAGGGTTGAATTTGAGGATGTTCATAGGCTTTCTGATGCTCAAGTGAAGCACTCGCCAGAAGTGTTTTATGCCGGTTCTTTGTGGAAGGTATGCCGGTTCCTTGTTCGTTATTTGAGGGTTCTTCCTTGCTAACAGCTTGTTTGTAAAATTTGATTTCCATGGATTGTATAGGTTAGTGTCCAAGCTTTTAACGATGAAGACCCCCAAGGGCGTCGAACCCTTGGTAATGTTTAATTTCTCGATAGCAAGGCTTTCTTTAATCACATGGTTTGTTATTGTAGTAGCAGCAAAACCTAAAATGTTAACATGTCAACTTGTTCTGTCAGGATTGTTTCTCCACCGACGCAAGGCAGAGATAACTGATACCCTTAGAAAGGTTGATGCATGACTTTACCAGCTTATATATTATGTTGTTCTCAAGTTCGGAATTATGTTTCTCATTTTTCTTGATATCAGATGTTTACACTTTAAATTCCCTTGTTCTTAAAATAAAGTTGTGGTATCAGTTTGGTACTAAACAACCCTGCACTTTGTATGTTTTCTATTGGTTCCCTTCTGTTGGCAGATTCCTATG
This DNA window, taken from Papaver somniferum cultivar HN1 chromosome 3, ASM357369v1, whole genome shotgun sequence, encodes the following:
- the LOC113357555 gene encoding uncharacterized protein LOC113357555, with protein sequence MERPNNNKPPRNTMKMAIPTAASSSSLDNDRSSGELRALDCNLTSLCDHIQVEGFNSGSFSDILLQVMGSTYHLHRLILSRSSYFRNMLHGPWKEASAPIVTLHVDDDNISPESIAMALAYLYGHHPKLNDNNAFRVLAAASFLDLQDLCAICTDFIISELWTSNFLSYQVFAESQDYGIHGERVRNACWGYLCQSGAMELKEVLPKLSPQTIHALLTSDELWVPSEEDRFDLALYTLLAKGAFLKAEHTEEGSSGCDMVKGKSIASNSLSEPSTDSTKVDLKDANEGRKTAHNILVELADCVVDFHSEASDSNLQQGQQASCSQSTVETKISCNMDQPAPSNNLQGIRTSCSYAELRNGAEANRMGGCGMAMEGPSEESYQLDNNIWLIRDQSRQCSPATASCNGFMTNEWGRCGISSTSWGGRIVGRRQENSYAKGICGVPGEEYDAFINIFEGGSLLYCNMSFEALLNVRKQLEELGFPCKAVNDGLWLQMLLSQRLQEIGADTCKNCCLSSMACVCRQAYGFSQGATVSGYYMHDHDRNNAPGNLGNIYIADSAQAEGNGLSRPVRVHVRGPIDGLAGIGRGATFVPAPAWPPTRFVFSRVPFGLGNRNCQQSLANDEPEVRAELNGDMSGDGLTALVGLSRGGGSSVPIHGQQTERGYELAGLSVAGPSSSGIPLQMAESQDAIGLEWENADSSAISLDMKTPLRHFPPFRFGVEFEDVHRLSDAQVKHSPEVFYAGSLWKVSVQAFNDEDPQGRRTLGLFLHRRKAEITDTLRKIPMYVDSREKVTARYQLICPSKREVTVFGSFKQTGTLLPKAPKGWGWRTALLFDELGDLLQGGALRVSAVVQLV